A window of Pyrus communis chromosome 3, drPyrComm1.1, whole genome shotgun sequence genomic DNA:
CAAATTTCCCTTGATATACCTGAGAATCCTCTTAAATCCCATGAGATGAACTGAagttggattattaattaattgctAACAGTTCTATTGGCAGCAAATGCAATGTATAGGACCTGAATATATATGTAAGGTATATTGTAAAGCTCCTACTATACTTTGAAACAAGCTAGGATCTAGAAGGGAATTCCATCATACTTGATCCATTTTCGAGCAGGACCTAAAGGTGTAGATAAGGCTTACAGTCCTGTGCGTTCCCATTTTGTTCAATAGCTTAGTGGCATACTTATCCTGATTCACCGACAAGTCCTGTTGCTGACGATGGACTGTAAGCCTAGGGGTGGTTTGATGAACTATTTCATTTTCagtcttaaatttttattttttataaaactaaaatacgtttggtaactatttttaatttttagggttttaatatacaaaattgaaaacaaaaacttgaaggaaaattttgaaaattcaatGAACAGTTTCAAGTAGTAACCAATcgagtttttagtttttcaattttctaaaaaataaaaaataaaaacgaaatagttatcaaatagCCGCTTAAGAAATAAGAACAGGATCCAAGATCATTTTACAGTATTCAAATTCTTTGAGTttgttctctctttcttctctcaatGCAAATCcccaaattctagggttttagttgagagattttcacaaaattcccctaaattaattaatttgttcaagtataatttctttttctttttttgacaaacaatatgATAATCTACATTAAACTACAAGGATGTGGATTTAGACACAGATCTTTCCATGCAATGACGAATACTCACAACCAACTGAGTTACATGTCACTTGGATATGATTGAATATATTTAAGTCTTTAAGAATATTAATTAAACTCCGAGTCATAGTGGTGAGATCTACCATACAGTAGTGGATGCCTTTTCtaaaaattttttattattagagGCTCAGCCTGTGGAGTGTGTGGGGCATACATACTGAAGAATATTTGGTTAAATAGTAAGGAAGAATTAGAAACCTACATTATATTAAGGTTAATCAAATTATTGTGCACACGCCTTCATGTACGCGTACGCAAGGATATGATCGATGCCACGCACTAAACTTTTCCGAGCCATAAGAAAATAATGTCCATTTGCTGGATTGTTTATATATAAGCATCAAATTAATGATGAAAATTGTCTTAAACGGCAGAAGGGTATATACTAGAACTCAATGATAAATTATGAGCTTTAATATCGATCGACCAATTAATTTTACAAATATTAGCTAGTTAGATCGTACAATTCTACGATTAATTTTACAAATATTAGCTAGTCAAATAGCTGCTTAAGAAATAAGAACAGGATCCAAGATCATTTTACAGTATTCAAATTCTTTGATTttgttctctctttcttctctcaatGCAAATCcccaaattctagggttttagttgagagattttcacaaaattcccctaaattaattaatttgttcaagtataatttctttttcttttttttgacaaacaatatgATAATCTACATTAAACTACAAGGATGTGGATTTAGACACAGATCTTTCCGTGCAATGACGAATACTCACAACCAACTAAGTTACATGTCACTTGGATCTGTTTGAATATATTTAAGTCTTTAAGAATATTAATTAAACTCCAAGTCATAGTGGTGAGATCAACCATACAGTAGTGGATgccttttctaaattttttttattattagagGCTCAGCCTGTGGAGTGTGTGGGGCATACATACTGAAGAATATTTGGTTAAATAGTAAGGAAGAATTAGAAACCTAAATTATATTAAGGTTAATCAAATTATTGTGCACACGCCTTCATGTACACGTACGAAAGGATATGATCGATGCCACGCACTAAACTTTTCCGAGCCATAAGAAAATAATGTCCGTGTGCTGGATTGTCTATATATAAGCATCAAATTAATGATGAAAATTGTCTTAAACGGCAGAAGGGTATATACTAGAACTCAATGATAAATTATGAGCTTTAATATCGATCGACCAATTAATTTTACAAATATTAGCTAGTTAGATCGTACAATTCTACGATTAATACGAAATCCCCTCTTCAAATTAGCTCGTTACTAGCTATAACATTGAAACAGCAGCTAGCTAGCTAGGTTTCACCATGTCAACCAGTGACATAAGGGAAGTACATTAGACTTGCCACAGCCTCTTGCAGCCAATCGTCTTCGTCATATTTCTGAAAATTGACGAGTAAATGGTAATGGGTTATTGGTTATTGTAAACAAAAAATGATAACTAATTATTGGATGTGTGGGTTAATTTGCATTTTtatgcatgcataaattaagaTATTGCATTTGCCTGgcataattatattttttaaaacctACCTGGACTGCACCACTACTACAGAACGGTTCTGATCGCTGATCTTTGCAAGTTTGTATATTACTCTGAGTCTTTTTCTGTGCTATTTCCTCATGATGATCAGTGTTCCTTGCAAATCTCCCACGAACTCGGACCCTTCTATCAGCTAGGGTTTTGCGACAAGCATACTATGCATACATAGAAAAGTAATTAATAATGAATTCTTAAAACATGGTATTTGCATATATATTTGCTTATAAAAATGTTCTGTTGTTATACTGTTTAATTATATTGTCAAACTGTGAATTTAACacattaattagtttttttttttttttttttttgtctcattTTGTGATTTAGATTCGCAGTTTAGTAATTTAGTTTCAAtgttaaatatatttaaatctGTTGTACCTTAATAGTTTTGTTGAAGTTCCTTtggtttcttttctttaaatatcTGTCAAtcctttctttcctttcttcttctgaaTACCTTCCCACCTTCATTGTAGACTGATCTTCAACTGTAGGCACCTGCTGATTCTCTTGATTAATTGCCTACACACAAAATTTTACACAACTAATATTCTACAGGATCGCAGTTAACCATATATGCACAGCACTACTTTGCACCATATACGTACTAAtgatcaaaaaacaaaaatataatatacaaaTTCGTTATGATAAATATGATCAGGTAGAAATAGCATACCCAATTTTCTTGACCAGCAAAGCTAAACGGCTTGAAATCGGCTGACATGAGTCCAGTGAAACAATCCTCCCCGAACTGCTCACAGATATAAGGAAGGTTTAATTCTCCACCAAAATTGGGAGTCCCTCCAATTACATGCAACCCCATATTACCATATTCCGAATATGTACCAGGGACAGCAATATCTTCCGATAATCCTAGTAGCTCTGGGAACGAAGCTGCCATAACAGACGAAGAGATGTCGGATTCTGGTGACACCACATCAAAATTAGCCGCAGCATTGCTACTATCACAAAACGGTACCAAGCTTTCTTCACAAGTAGTACTAGCACTCCACACAGTTCCACCTAAAATTGCAGTACTGCAACCATTTTCTCCGTTTACCACCGGAATTGGGTGCCCGTAAAAATCCGAAGGGAGTGAATTGTCATTGTAGAATTGATGAGGAATGGAAGCCATGGACAAGAGAGCTAGCTGGTGAAGGGCTAATAAGGAACTGAATTTTTTATGCACTGTGTTAGTGAGGCTTTGAACATATATATAGCAATGGTCGATGGGATAGTAGCTAGAGCACTGTCTTTTTGGACAAGTTGTTCACCCGTACAGTTTCGGGCAACTGACTGGTGTGCTGCTGCTTAGACAAAAATAGCTAATCAACATAGCTAGCTCCGTGTAACTGTCACACTTAGTTTACTGTTAGGTTGTAAGCGCGTAAACTTTTGTTGTTTAACTGTTTAAGGTTAAAGACAAGTTCTAGCTAGTactgttaattaattaactacacTACGAATTTGGTAAAGATGCTATCTACACATATGTGGGGGATAAATTGCACTTCTCCTGTTGGTACAATCGATAGTTTTACAAAGTAATAATAGTCTTTTCATATAGAATAGTGAGGAGTTTTAACCCATGTGGTGATTAAGAACACACCCTAGGTTCAACATTAGATTCCCGCCTTAGCTAATAGTAGCTtttactagaaaaaaaaaacatgtggaAAATCTAATacttaaatcaaataaaaataacaaattagaTTAAACAGGGTtgtgtaagaaaaaaaaaaagaaaagtattttcatattttccatATTTATAGTGCTGCATACTATTCTCTCCAACCGCActttttaaacacaaaaatgtCTTCTGTTACTAAACAAGTCAAGTCAAACCATGCATGGCCCTACACTCAATCAAACACAACCTTATTGCTTTGAGTTCTATTAATAATAAtgagtaataataataatgggtGTGTGTAACTGTAtataaaaacactttgcaatatatatatatatatatatatactttaattaagaaaaagaaagacaattATAGACAGCAAAGCTGGCTACATTTCTGATTCCAAAATCATCATCCCCTTCTTTCAAACCATGCATGGCCCTACACTCAATCAAACACAACCTTATTGCATTGAGTTCTATTAATAATAAtgagtaataataataatgggtGTGTGTAACTGTAtataaaaacactttgcaatatatatatatatatatatatacacatatatatactttaattaagaaaaagaaagacaataATAAACAGCAAAGCTGGTTACATTTCTGATTCCAAAATCATCAtccccttcttttctttttttgtcaaacatcaTCCCCTTCCTTTTGCAAttgctttatttttcttaacagaAAATCGTTAATAAAAAGGGACTCTCTGTCGAAACTCCTGTTTTTATGACCTAACTTTTctgtattaaaagaaaaaaaaccctacttttctttttgttagatTTGTCCCTTAAAACTTTAACTTGcataaaatgacattacaaCAAAGCGTCTTAGCGAGGAATACACAACCAAGAGAATTATAGTAGGCTCACCCCCAAATTGCTGGCT
This region includes:
- the LOC137728436 gene encoding zinc finger protein CONSTANS-LIKE 3-like gives rise to the protein MASIPHQFYNDNSLPSDFYGHPIPVVNGENGCSTAILGGTVWSASTTCEESLVPFCDSSNAAANFDVVSPESDISSSVMAASFPELLGLSEDIAVPGTYSEYGNMGLHVIGGTPNFGGELNLPYICEQFGEDCFTGLMSADFKPFSFAGQENWAINQENQQVPTVEDQSTMKVGRYSEEERKERIDRYLKKRNQRNFNKTIKYACRKTLADRRVRVRGRFARNTDHHEEIAQKKTQSNIQTCKDQRSEPFCSSGAVQKYDEDDWLQEAVASLMYFPYVTG